CGCATACATTTCGTCGGCATTATTGAACTCATCTGCCGACACGTTCACCGCCACATGGGTGAGGCTGCCACCCAGCACACCTGCACTGCCAAGTTCCGCTGCCGCCTTGTCGACCACCAGCCTGGAGATGGCAGCCGTCAGGCCTATTTCTTCTGCAAGCGGAATAAACACATCGGGAGAAATATATCCCTTCACCGGGTGATGCCAACGAACCAACACTTCAATACCGCAGGCAGTGAGGGTAGTCAGATCATACTTGGGTTGATACACCAGCGTCAGGGACTCATCGGTGATGGCCTGGCGTAAATCCATAACCAACTGACGTCGCTGCAGGGCTTTTTCGCTTAGTTCCTTATCATGGTATTGAATGGCGTTTTTCTTCTTTTTAGCAATATTCAGGGCTTCGGTGGCCGACACCATCATCTCTTTGGCATTGGTGCCGTCGGCTGGAAACAGGGCGACACCGATACAACAAGTAGCGTCTATCCCGTGTTGCCTGGCCCTGTGGGCGAACATACGCTGAAATCCGCGCACATGGGCCTCCATATCCACAGAGGCATCCAAGCGGCCAAAGCTGGCAAACTGATCTGCATGTAAGCGCGACACCACAGAGCCTGGGAGGGCAGCGTCATTGATGTCGTTGGCCAGATCACGCAAAAAGGCATCGGCACGCTCATAGCCAAGGGTGTCATTGATTCGTTTGAAATCGTCGATGTCCAGGTATCCCAGGATCAGGCGTTCAGTGGGTTTAAGCTGGCGGATGGTATTGTTCAGGGAGCGGATAAATACGCTGAGGCTGCTAAGGCCCGTCAGGCTATCCATTTCGTTGGCTTTTTCCAGCGCTCTGTTACTCCTGAGCACCAACATCAGCAGCAGGGTTGCCGTGATGATCACAAAGGCCAATCCCTTGTATGTTTGCGCGATGGCGCGCAGCTGAGCACTGTCCAGCAGCAACTCAACGGCAATATCTGAAAACAGGATCCAAAATCCGGCAAAAACCGCATAGATGATGGCGACGCGAAGGGCTGAAATAACAGCTCTGTCCATGATTGGCTGACCCTGTAACCTGATTGTTCATTAAAAGTATCACAGCCACCCAATAAAAGTGCACAATAAAAAAGCAGGCATTTGTAAATCTTTTATTTTCATCACGTTAAACAAGAACAATGCAATTATCTGGTACGGTTCTGTGGCACTGTATCAATCCATTTCCGTCTGCAAACAGCAATATTTTTTCGTGCCAATGGTGATTGAATGAAGGCAAGTTCAGGCGTCAAAACTCATCTACCAGCTCTATGCCCAGAGACTCCAGCAGACTCAGGGCATCGAATCGCGAAAATCGTGCCCCTTTGAGGCTGTTTTCCAACACATTGATGTTAAAACCTTCTGAACCGCTAAAGTCAGCGCGGTTTAAATTGGTTTGCACAAACAGACTGCCGGAGAAGTTGCATTGGGTAAGGCTGGCACCGCTGAAATCACCATGGCGAAAATCCACCTCCTGCACCCGGCATTCGGTCATGGCCAGCTGATGCATTGTCAGGCCGTAGAAAGACGAGTCGTTGAGAATGCATTGCTGAAACGCCAGTTCAAAATCCACATGAAAGCCGGGCCAATCGGCACGGGTCCAGTCCACCCCGATCAATTTGCTTTCAACAAAAGTCACCCCAAACAAGCGACTGCCTGAAAACACCGCCAGACTGAGATTACAGCGCTCAAAGCGGCATTGATTGAAGCGGCAGTTTTGAAAACTGGCATCGGAAAAATCGCAGTCTGAAAACAGGCAATCTTCAAACTCGATATCCCTATAACGGCCCTGTGTCAAACCCAGTTGTTTGAAGCTTGCATCGAAATACTGCTCGCCATCGCTGAAATCCATCGTGCTGAAAAAATCTAATCATCTTTTGCGCATCTTTAACAAAACCGGCTCTTTCCGTCAGCCTTTGAGTTGCACTCAACCAGAAATAAGGACTTACATCACTGATGATGTATGGCAGTGATAACCGGGCCAGGTTGCCTTGAGCTGAATGAAAGGGGAAATGTAATGACATCTCCATCAATCAGAGGTACCGGTATGAAAATCTGTATGTTTTGTGTGAACCCGCATACGGCAAAGACCCCATTCTCCCAGCGTCAGCGCCACCAAATGCACTGGAGTAGTCACCTAAAGCGCCCAAAAAAGCGGCGATTCAATAGAGATTGTCTCTTGGCTCCCTGAATCGCCAATAATGTCCACGCTATTCTGCGCCGGACAGCGCCAAACCTGTCCAATCCCTTTGTCGTCAATACGGTTTTCAGATCTCTGGATATTGAACGCGGTTTCAAGCTACAAGGCAATAAACAGGCGTTTTGTTCACAAAAAGAGCGAAATTCGACAGCCTATTTTTTTAATCTTATGTAACATTGTATGAAACTTGCTATTGGAGTGACCTTGTTGATCTTCAGTGCTATGCCATATTCCCAAATTAAATCGGTTTTCCATCGCCTTCATCTGGATAGTCAACACCCGGTGACACGATTTATTCGGGTCTTCATTGCAGGCCTTATGGCACTGCTCATATCACAACCCGTGCCGGCGCAAGAGCGATACACCATGGCACAGATCCAGGCTGAAAGGTTTGAACTGGATAACGCCCATGCTGAAAACAAGGACAGTTTAACCAATCAAATAGATCTGCGCATAAAAGAGGCAAGTAATGACCCGGTGCGGCACGCTGCCTTATTGATATTTAAAGCTGAGAACCTGCGCTCTTATGGGATGGATGCTATAGAGGAAAATTTATCTAGAGCACTGAGTTTAATTAGCCCGATGCAACATCCTGAGCTCTATATCTATGCCATGACAATACGAAGTTATGGCATGTACACCTACCAAAATCTACCGGAGGAAGCAACCGCCTTACTGGAAAGTCTGAAGCTGGAACCAGCACTAAAAAACGCCCCTTATGTACATATAGTTTTTTTAAGGCATTTGCTTGAAATTTATTACAAGCGTCAGCTATTCGAAAAAATACCTCATCCATTATTCCAGTTGTCACAAGTAGTAAAGAAGGGAAGCGTAGCATCACAACATCAAGACTACCTATATTATTTAAGCGAAGAGCTCGCCTATCACAGCGGTCTAATTGGTGATTTAAATCAAGCTATTGACCAGTACAATCAATTAATTAATCACTACCAGCAAACCGACGAACCAGATCATGTAGCAATTATTTACTGCAACATTGCCAATATGTATTTTCTTCCGTTTCAGGAAAAAGTGCGTTATGCCCAGGCTTCACTTTCTGCACACAATAATATCGCCTGTTCTGATGTGATGGATAAAATTGTGCTGCTGGGAGAAATTCAGCAAGGCAACTTTTCCAATGTTAATCGATTGATGCAATTCAATCCCATGCAGCAAATACCGCACCTGAATGAGAGTTCAGCCTATTATGCCGGGCTATCGTATCTATTGCTGGGAAATGTTTCCGCAGCGCAAGAGATGGCCGACCGTATTACAGAAAACAATAACTGGGAGCGTCATGACTTATTGCAAAAAATTTATCAAAAGCAAGGTAATTATCAGGCCGCCTTTGAAGCGTCTCAGCATTATCATCAGTTAAAAGCTGAAAAAGACGCTGAGGCGCGGTCTTTAATGCTAAGCAGCTTCCAAACCCGCCTGGCACTGGCTCAGGAAGAAACACTCGCTGCAGAGCAGGAAAAACAAGCTGCGCGAATCGCGGCAGCAGAACAAAAAGCCAAGGCAAGGCTGCACATTACACTGATAGTGATTAGTGCAGGCGCACTGGTCACGCTGATCCTGTCACTGTATTTACTTCGCAGCCGCCAACACAGGATGAGATTGCAGCAACTGTCTGATACCGATCCCCTCACAGGTTTACTCAACCGGCGTGCATTTTTACATCAAGCCAGCCAAATGCAACGACTTGCCGAGCGCCAGCAGTTTCCGTTGTCGATTGCCCTGTTGGATCTGGATTTTTTTAAAGCCATCAATGATAAACATGGGCATCACGTCGGCGATGCGGTCTTACGGGCCTTTGCACAGGCGGCCAAAACAACACTCAGGCAAACAGATATTATCGGGCGGTTTGGGGGTGAGGAGTTTATTCTGTTGGCGACGGAGAAAGACCCTGCCGTATTTGCAGGCCTGCTACAGCGCCTGCAACGCACCTTCATACAAGCGTGTGAACAAGACCCTGCCATTGGATTGAGCGTTAGCTTTTCAGCCGGTATAGCCACTGTTGGGGTACAAAATGCAGCAGGCCTCCCAGACATTGAAGACGCCATTCGTCAGGCCGATGAGCAGCTGTACCGGGCAAAAGCCAACGGGCGCCAACAGGTGTGTGCAGAGATGTTTTGTCTGCATCTGACGGGATCCAGGGCCAAGTTTGCCGCACCAGGTCATCCTGCGACAAATAGTGCAGAGTGAAGGCGGGAATATCGAAGGTTGCCAACATTCCCCCGCAAAACCAACTCGTTACATATCACAGTTCTTCAGCGGCTTGCGCAGCTGTGCCCGCACATTGTCCATGCCGGAATAGAACTCCTTCATCATCAGCAGGCCCATCAGGTTGCCGTTGTCGGTAACCAGGAGTTCCTCGGGGTTGGTGGGGTCGTTTTTGAGCGCGCCAATCAGCTTCATGGCGGTCATTTCCTTAAACAACGCGGTATCGAGATTCACCCCAAAGGTGTCGCGGAAATACTGGCGCGACAAGCGGCCAGAGAAGAGCCCCAGCAAAAAGCGGTACTGCATAATGGCCTTGGTGTCGTAGCGCTTTTGCTGCTCAACACTCATCTTGCCCGCTTCGATGCGCTCCTGATACTTGCGCAGTGAGAAGGTGTTCACATACAGGGTGTCACCGAGGAAGCTGAACGAACCAGAGCCAACGCCAAGATATTCATCATAATCAATAACATACTCATCAAAGCCTTCGTCGTTGGCCTTGCCGAATGCCCAGCTCGACAGCTGGTTGTACTGGCCACGCAGACTGGTGAGGATCTGGCTGTACTGACGGGCCAGATCCGCCTGGGGCGCCGCCAGCTTGCCCTTCACGCTCTTGCGGGTCTGGTGGGTGATCATCAGCGGATAGGTGGTTATCTGCCGTGGGTCGAGGCGGCGGGCCATGTCGAGATCCCGCTGGATCACCTCCTCCGTCTGGCCACGGAAGCCAAAAATCAGGTCCACGTTGATGATGGGGAACAACTCCTTGGCCGCCTGAATACGGTCGAAGGTTTGCAGCCCCGAGCCAAACTTCTCGAAACGGTCGGTCATCTTGAGGATGCCATCATCGAAGCTCTGCACCCCAATAGACATGCGGTCCACCAGCCCCTTGAGCTGACGGAACTCCGGGCTCGCCAGGTGGCGTGGGTCTGACTCGCAGGACACTTCCTTGATGGACGGGAACAGCAGCCTGGCATGCTCGATAGTGCGTGCCAGCTCATCCTCCAGCACAGTGGTAGTGCCGCCACCTATGTACATGGATTCGAAGTCATAACCGAGCTCCTTGGCCATGGTCATTTCTTTACGCAGGGAAACGAAATAGGCGCGCGCCTTATCCTCTTTAAAGGTAAAGCGGTGGAAGGTGCAGTAAGAGCAGAGGGTATGGCAAAAGGGCACATGGGCGTACAGCATGTACTTTTTGCCCGACACAGGCGCGGGCATGGTATCGACCGACAGGGTATCGAGCCGCAGGTTGCGATCAACATAGAAGTTCATCACCCGTTCAGCGGTGCTCAGCAGCCATGCCGGCAGAGTAATATCGACTTGCGCCTGATGGGCGGCGGGAATGGCTAAGGTTGAACTGCTGGTCATAGGGCTTCCTGTCAAAGATTATCTGAAATGGATCTTTTTGAAAAACAAAGAAAACATTTCGAGTTTGCTATCCATAGCCTACCCATTTAGACATAGGTAAAATGTGAACTTCCACCAATTTGGCCGTTCCAGCAAGTTTAGATTACCGTTTTTGTTAAGCAGCGCATATTTTAGCCATTGCGAATGCACAGTTCGTTTATTACACGATTACAAGCCAGAAACAAACGGTGGTGCTTCAACGGCAAAAAGTGGATTTAAGTTCTTACCCTAATTAGAGCCGTGAGCGTCAACGGGGTTAGCAAAGGGGAGCGGAGCCGCTTAGTCCCCTTTGCCTGAATGTGGGTGGGCGAGTGTTTGCCTGCGCACGAGCGAGAGCCATGGATGGCGAACTGCCCCTTGTACATGGATGTATTTGCCCACGACCTTTTGCCAAGCGCAGCTTGGCTCAGTCAACTCAAAGCACAGCATTGACAGCCGAAGTTGAGCCCCGTTGCTGCAAGCAACAAAAAGCCCCGCAGTCGCAGGGCTTTTCAACTCAGTGGCGACTAAACGCATTCAGTCACCACACATCAAAGTTACATGTCACTCTTTGTACTTAAGGGTGCCATTCTCTTTGATTTCATCGAACCACAAGTCGTGGTGCCTGGCTTGGCTAAAGAGGCCCAGGAACTGGGCCTCACAGCACCACTGAAGCCAAAGATTACT
The window above is part of the Shewanella litorisediminis genome. Proteins encoded here:
- a CDS encoding putative bifunctional diguanylate cyclase/phosphodiesterase translates to MDRAVISALRVAIIYAVFAGFWILFSDIAVELLLDSAQLRAIAQTYKGLAFVIITATLLLMLVLRSNRALEKANEMDSLTGLSSLSVFIRSLNNTIRQLKPTERLILGYLDIDDFKRINDTLGYERADAFLRDLANDINDAALPGSVVSRLHADQFASFGRLDASVDMEAHVRGFQRMFAHRARQHGIDATCCIGVALFPADGTNAKEMMVSATEALNIAKKKKNAIQYHDKELSEKALQRRQLVMDLRQAITDESLTLVYQPKYDLTTLTACGIEVLVRWHHPVKGYISPDVFIPLAEEIGLTAAISRLVVDKAAAELGSAGVLGGSLTHVAVNVSADEFNNADEMYALTQFIKSKEALAPYVRIEITETATLTDMQKSVEIISNLQASGVTFSIDDFGTGYTSLAMLKDLTVDEIKIDRSFVSGVETDERSRTIVSAIVAMAQSFDIHIVAEGVENAAQLKILQDMGCQQAQGFYLGRPMALHDLVKHLNEDGTSTRAAH
- a CDS encoding pentapeptide repeat-containing protein, which produces MDFSDGEQYFDASFKQLGLTQGRYRDIEFEDCLFSDCDFSDASFQNCRFNQCRFERCNLSLAVFSGSRLFGVTFVESKLIGVDWTRADWPGFHVDFELAFQQCILNDSSFYGLTMHQLAMTECRVQEVDFRHGDFSGASLTQCNFSGSLFVQTNLNRADFSGSEGFNINVLENSLKGARFSRFDALSLLESLGIELVDEF
- a CDS encoding GGDEF domain-containing protein, which encodes MKLAIGVTLLIFSAMPYSQIKSVFHRLHLDSQHPVTRFIRVFIAGLMALLISQPVPAQERYTMAQIQAERFELDNAHAENKDSLTNQIDLRIKEASNDPVRHAALLIFKAENLRSYGMDAIEENLSRALSLISPMQHPELYIYAMTIRSYGMYTYQNLPEEATALLESLKLEPALKNAPYVHIVFLRHLLEIYYKRQLFEKIPHPLFQLSQVVKKGSVASQHQDYLYYLSEELAYHSGLIGDLNQAIDQYNQLINHYQQTDEPDHVAIIYCNIANMYFLPFQEKVRYAQASLSAHNNIACSDVMDKIVLLGEIQQGNFSNVNRLMQFNPMQQIPHLNESSAYYAGLSYLLLGNVSAAQEMADRITENNNWERHDLLQKIYQKQGNYQAAFEASQHYHQLKAEKDAEARSLMLSSFQTRLALAQEETLAAEQEKQAARIAAAEQKAKARLHITLIVISAGALVTLILSLYLLRSRQHRMRLQQLSDTDPLTGLLNRRAFLHQASQMQRLAERQQFPLSIALLDLDFFKAINDKHGHHVGDAVLRAFAQAAKTTLRQTDIIGRFGGEEFILLATEKDPAVFAGLLQRLQRTFIQACEQDPAIGLSVSFSAGIATVGVQNAAGLPDIEDAIRQADEQLYRAKANGRQQVCAEMFCLHLTGSRAKFAAPGHPATNSAE
- a CDS encoding coproporphyrinogen III oxidase family protein yields the protein MTSSSTLAIPAAHQAQVDITLPAWLLSTAERVMNFYVDRNLRLDTLSVDTMPAPVSGKKYMLYAHVPFCHTLCSYCTFHRFTFKEDKARAYFVSLRKEMTMAKELGYDFESMYIGGGTTTVLEDELARTIEHARLLFPSIKEVSCESDPRHLASPEFRQLKGLVDRMSIGVQSFDDGILKMTDRFEKFGSGLQTFDRIQAAKELFPIINVDLIFGFRGQTEEVIQRDLDMARRLDPRQITTYPLMITHQTRKSVKGKLAAPQADLARQYSQILTSLRGQYNQLSSWAFGKANDEGFDEYVIDYDEYLGVGSGSFSFLGDTLYVNTFSLRKYQERIEAGKMSVEQQKRYDTKAIMQYRFLLGLFSGRLSRQYFRDTFGVNLDTALFKEMTAMKLIGALKNDPTNPEELLVTDNGNLMGLLMMKEFYSGMDNVRAQLRKPLKNCDM